In Scyliorhinus canicula chromosome 18, sScyCan1.1, whole genome shotgun sequence, a single window of DNA contains:
- the LOC119953346 gene encoding LOW QUALITY PROTEIN: sterile alpha motif domain-containing protein 9-like (The sequence of the model RefSeq protein was modified relative to this genomic sequence to represent the inferred CDS: inserted 2 bases in 1 codon; substituted 1 base at 1 genomic stop codon) — protein MEELLKRRLEDWDENHVRTWLRYIRVKDEHIQTLYEEQVTGAVLQVINKGELKELRVKQGLIQLILKKRNELLSSPSLELAQCSTSGVREREEASLTQDHQKDAPSQTLQTEALPDKRKLKSQGDVTALETPDRSTDSQQIRCKPRPFVKDDINFKYVGNQVLPPETGIINLICPCHEYKSLARAATLDRQRLQVKFAREVIKFASGCMNVRTNGTIHFGVEDSNSSSGYTHGEIIGLPVKDRSIYVDALDYIEKCFPRLGEDARVCIRPPIFVEVISRDGTEGRFVIEIDVNSSIKVVKNKIYRVRLPNFSEKKNKVECEKVTIYRRSGAKTEPVCEEDQDEFISGMQERDTRREAAENSDEPSKRICEDLGRKLSVLLTGGKKLMDNSQWYIIVMNKCNPEDLEKLNFLMHMNIFCVFDFDPDSKTSGFFEHYLKHHTANVHFLQDYKREDRESMSDFRKRLCLFDQTSWIFCNGRNDYGGDERPCDVSTWVKSKKKHLKRTVFLICNEILPAGSFVVLFLLLSPVEQPLVDTFHEFYAEMNGRNDIICIAECGDNYQKWANLAQPSCSIETIDKMSIVGMKLNHVNDTIQIMLPTLTDHARHLPVSTKGVCLFKTADEERMFTLEIVSCDQCDDFKFDQQDPEQTTKIERDFYRGGKVSWLNFMLAEKGFCEEVIQRDAYKEVVKIIDGMLKGSSGKQSVVTVHVFHQPGSGGSTLARQILWNSRKDLRCATVKPSCAVGKICEHAIQLLEYEENDINQCLPVLLLVEDADEDYFDEIKHELIVAIGCKTVNVVRPVFILLNCRRCNNPEKRCKKFPLEAVAVTHKLTKEEKRVFSNKRKKLEKQFEPEFILTFVLMSEEFPEEYIRDFVKHLLEGIDRPKLVTELIKYVALLNRYVANSSISLSHCEAFLGLGIPIDHLRQQSFETSLNDQAHLLFIHFRDCTTEIRSIRIVHPLVAKEILHQLSDQPLSQLAMNLLQQKAFLKHRFARDEFIKFIRDLFIRRHKRSQGDSTDTIFSPLIEDIRNEEKAPEKAVEVLTAAYECFEKDPYFAQQLARLHYIDKHFADAIKWAEDAKHQLPHNSYILDTEGQVYRRXQLNVLFDLTALRTEEVPPDKLTEAIRIALKAIECFRAAQKAAQSEADSMNNAGFVGEVEVGCHLLQLLSLLDIFKKDEDGSYTKLIEYLLGKDIPEEVKEPWKKFHGKLKGLQNXIYEALEWMSDDSSYFQTNKYEDGEDESSNTEDLAHNPRKWLMKKTRLFTRYFTLSEQEEQNLKQSSNCSLSPLVRQLRIYKYGGGNITSIFSLLSDQKTDRTADKLEKIISLYPEDHQKEKLDNIDLVNFTLGHIALACVAPRSSKLLTYQKLRELSQQFWKNKYYTSSACFLLTLLYWPDEACDQEPNEAKDRILNTALETMKRLHDIKMKNLPSRKKQIYTHFFLGNGNGFDKIVHKSLLEKLTNSRLNERRMKWLTGDVWKNPTVTQKLKRVKGWTENGAIFVRGHWKKNKIRIVALHFPSMPHGNENVTFYLGFTYAGLFANDIQVEH, from the exons ATGG AAGAATTATTAAAACGACGCTTGGAAGATTGGGATGAAAACCATGTGCGAACCTGGTTACGATATATTCGGGTCAAAGATGAACACATACAAACATTGTACGAAGAACAAGTCACTGGTGCAGTGCTGCAGGTGATAAACAAAGGTGAACTTAAAGAGTTGCGTGTAAAACAAGGTCTGATACAACTGATTTTGAAAAAAAGGAATGAATTATTGAGTAGTCCGAGTTTAGAACTGGCCCAATGCAGCACAAGTGGTGTAAGAGAGCGAGAAGAGGCTTCTTTAACTCAAGACCATCAGAAAGATGCTCCCAGTCAAACATTACAGACAGAGGCTCTGCCAgacaaaaggaaattgaaaagcCAGGGTGATGTTACAGCATTGGAAACACCGGACCGATCCACTGATTCACAACAGATACGATGCAAGCCTCGCCCATTTGTCAAGGATGATATTAACTTTAAATATGTAGGAAACCAAGTTCTTCCACCAGAAACTGGGATTATAAATTTAATTTGCCCCTGTCATGAATATAAATCTCTCGCCAGAGCTGCAACCCTGGACAGACAACGATTGCAAGTAAAATTTGCCCGTGAAGTTATTAAATTTGCCTCTGGATGCATGAATGTTCGAACTAATGGTACAATACATTTTGGGGTTGAAGATAGCAACAGTAGTTCTGGATACACACATGGGGAAATAATAGGCTTACCTGTCAAAGATCGGAGCATCTATGTTGATGCATTGGATTACATAGAGAAATGTTTCCCACGATTAGGGGAGGATGCGAGAGTATGCATTCGGCCCCCCATATTTGTGGAAGTGATCAGCAGAGATGGAACTGAAGGAAGGTTTGTTATCGAGATTGATGTAAACTCATCGATAAAGGTTGTGAAAAACAAAATTTATAGAGTTCGTCTTCCAAATTTTagtgaaaagaaaaataaagttgaATGTGAGAAAGTAACCATCTACAGACGAAGTGGAGCAAAAACGGAACCTGTTTGTGAGGAAGACCAGGATGAATTTATTTCGGGTATGCAAGAGAGAGACACAAGAAGAGAGGCGGCAGAAAACTCAGACGAGCCAAGCAAGAGAATCTGTGAGGATCTCGGGAGAAAACTATCAGTGCTTCTAACTGGTGGGAAGAAGTTGATGGATAACAGCCAGTGGTACATAATTGTCATGAACAAATGTAATCCAGAAGATTTAGAGAAATTGAACTTCCTAATGCACATGAATATTTTTTGTGTGTTTGACTTTGATCCTGATTCTAAGACCAGTGGCTTCTTTGAACACTACCTAAAACATCACACAGCAAATGTTCACTTCTTGCAAGATTACAAACGTGAAGATAGAGAGAGCATGAGCGACTTCAGGAAACGTTTGTGTTTATTTGATCAAACCAGCTGGATATTCTGCAATGGGCGCAATGATTATGGTGGTGATGAAAGACCCTGTGATGTGAGTACTTGGGTGAAGAGCAAAAAAAAGCACCTGAAGAGGACAGTCTTCTTGATCTGCAATGAAATTCTACCAGCCGGTTCCTTTGTTGTACTTTTTCTCCTATTGTCACCGGTAGAACAGCCGCTAGTGGACACATTCCATGAATTCTACGCAGAAATGAATGGTAGAAATGATATCATTTGTattgcagaatgtggcgacaactATCAGAAATGGGCCAATCTTGCACAGCCTTCTTGCAGCATTGAAACTATCGACAAGATGAGCATTGTTGGGATGAAACTAAATCACGTAAATGACACCATCCAAATAATGCTGCCAACATTAACTGACCATGCCAGGCATTTGCCAGTGTCAACAAAGGGTGTGTGTTTATTCAAAACTGCAGATGAAGAAAGAATGTTCACGCTGGAAATAGTGAGTTGCGATCAGTGTGACGATTTTAAATTTGACCAACAGGATCCCGAACAAACAACCAAAATTGAGAGAGACTTTTACCGAGGTGGTAAAGTCAGCTGGCTGAATTTCATGCTGGCAGAGAAAGGATTTTGTGAGGAGGTAATACAGCGAGATGCCTACAAAGAAGTTGTTAAAATTATTGATGGGATGCTAAAGGGTTCATCAGGGAAGCAGTCAGTTGTCACAGTACATGTATTTCATCAgcctggcagtggaggaagcaccCTAGCACGACAGATTTTGTGGAATTCCCGAAAGGACCTGCGATGTGCAACTGTGAAGCCATCATGTGCTGTTGGGAAAATCTGTGAACATGCCATCCAGCTGCTTGAATATGAAGAAAATGACATTAATCAATGCTTACCGGTGTTGCTACTTGTTGAGGACGCCGATGAAGATTACTTTGATGAAATTAAGCATGAATTAATAGTTGCAATTGGCTGTaagacagtcaatgttgtgaggcCAGTCTTCATTCTTTTGAATTGCAGGAGATGCAATAATCCTGAAAAACGGTGTAAAAAGTTCCCACTGGAAGCGGTGGCTGTTACCCATAAATTAACAAAGGAAGAAAAGAGAGTGTTTTCTAACAAACGTAAAAAACTTGAGAAACAATTTGAGCCAGAGTTTATATTGACATTCGTTCTAATGAGCGAAGAATTTCCAGAAGAGTACATTCGGGACTTTGTGAAACATCTGCTAGAAGGCATTGATCGCCCTAAACTGGTCACTGAACTGATAAAGTATGTTGCTTTGCTGAATCGTTATGTGGCAAATTCAAGCATTTCACTGTCTCATTGTGAAGCATTTTTGGGTCTTGGTATTCCAATAGATCACTTGCGTCAGCAAAGCTTTGAAACCTCCTTGAACGATCAGGCACACCTTTTGTTCATACACTTCAGGGACTGTACTACTGAAATTCGGTCAATCCGAATTGTGCACCCACTTGTTGCGAAGGAAATACTGCATCAATTGTCAGATCAGCCTCTGAGTCAACTTGCGATGAACCTCCTTCAGCAAAAGGCATTTCTTAAACACAGGTTTGCCCGTGATGAGTTCATTAAATTTATCAGAGACTTGTTCATTCGACGTCACAAAAGGAGCCAGGGTGACAGTACGGATACTATTTTTTCTCCTCTTATTGAAGATATACGCAATGAGGAGAAAGCTCCAGAAAAAGCTGTGGAAGTTCTGACAGCAGCTTATGAATGCTTTGAGAAAGATCCATACTTTGCACAGCAACTGGCTCGATTGCATTACATAGACAAACATTTTGCTGACGCTATAAAGTGGGCTGAAGATGCAAAACATCAACTACCCCACAATTCTTACATTTTGGATACAGAAGGACAAGTGTACAGAAG ACAGCTTAATGTACTGTTTGATCTAACAGCCTTGCGAACTGAAGAGGTCCCTCCTGACAAACTCACAGAAGCAATAAGAATAGCTCTAAAGGCGATTGAATGTTTCCGGGCTGCTCAAAAGGCAGCACAATCAGAGGCAGATTCTATGAATAACGCTGGTTTTGTTGGTGAGGTAGAGGTTGGATGTCATCTATTACAACTTCTTTCACTGCTGGACATCTTTaaaaaagatgaagatggcagctACACAAAACTAATAGAGTATCTTCTGGGTAAAGATATTCCTGAAGAAGTTAAAGAACCTTGGAAAAAGTTCCATGGTAAATTGAAAGGCCTGCAAAACTGAATATATGAGGCACTTGAATGGATGTCTGACGATTCAAGCTATTTTCAAACCAACAAATATGAAGATGGTGAAGATGAAAGCAGTAATACCGAGGACCTTGCGCACAATCCTAGAAAATGGCTAATGAAGAAAACAAGATTATTTACACGCTATTTCACTCTTTCAGAACAGGAAGAGCAAAACTTAAAACAGAGTTCCAATTGTTCTTTATCCCCACTGGTGAGACAGCTACGAATTTACAAATATGGTGGAGGAAACATCACATCAATCTTTTCACTGTTGTCtgaccaaaagactgatcgaactGCAGACAAATTAGAGAAAATAATCTCTCTGTATCCTGAAGACCATCAGAAAGAGAAACTAGATAACATCGATCTTGTCAACTTCACGCTCGGTCACATTGCGCTAGCGTGTGTGGCACCGAGGTCTTCAAAGCTGCTAACATATCAGAAGCTGAGGGAACTTAGTCAGCAgttttggaaaaataaatactACACTTCAAGTGCCTGTTTTTTGCTGACTCTGTTGTATTGGCCTGATGAAGCTTGTGACCAGGAACCCAATGAAGCCAAGGATAGAATCTTAAATACAGCACTTGAAACAATGAAAAGGCTGCATGACATCAAAATGAAGAACTTGCCTTCCAGAAAAAAACAGATCTATACGCATTTTTTCTTGGGAAATGGAAATGGGTTTGACAAGATTGTTCATAAAAGTCTGCTTGAAAAGCTAACTAACAGCCGCCTAAATGAAAGAAGAATGAAGTGGCTTACAGGAGATGTATGGAAGAACCCCACGGTCACCCAAAAGTTGAAGCGGGTAAAAGGTTGGACAGAAAATGGAGCAATATTTGTTCGTGGCCACTGGAAGAAGAACAAGATCAGAATAGTAGCTTTGCATTTCCCGTCAATGCCACACGGCAATGAGAATGTAACCTTTTACCTTGGCTTTACATATGCTGGACTTTTTGCTAATGATATCCAAGTGGAACACTAA